The genomic DNA CTCCCGCTCCGGAGGCGAGCGCCTTATCCATTAGGCCACGCGAACGGCTTCGCAGTTAGAGCTTcgttataataattaaaccaaTTTGTTCTGTTCCGACGAATCCACCATTTGAGCTCTCTAAACCTCGAAGAGGAAGAAGcggaagaagaaagggaagagagagatattcagcaaaaaaaggaagagagagataaTCATCTGAAGTTCAGTCCATCTCAATGGCGACGACCATATCCAATTCCCTTCACTGCCCTAAGCTGCACCTCCCCCACAAGAATTACACTCCTAGTCCTCGTGGCTTACTCTCTCCTTCCTTCGTCAGGTGAAAATCCTAAGCTTTGCGATTGTGATAGGAAACAGCAAAATGATATGAAAACTCTGAATTTTTGGGTATTCTCCGGTACCCAATTTCCAGAAATGCCTGCTGTCTGTGTTGGGGTAACTGGTCGGCAAGAATCTGCTTGATAAGACTTCATGGTATCAGCAAAGAGATTTTTTGTTCACTGTTCTGTCCTATCTGGTCGTGTTGTTCTGAGCTTGATACTATGCCCTCAAATTATAAGCTTAGCTTGTTTCCACCTTATGACTTCATCGAGTTTTGACAGATTTTGTAGGACGGTGCCTCGAAGAAGTGTAGTAACCTGCTTTGCAGCATCTGCAGCAGGAAGTTCCAATTCAGGTGGCGACCTTAATCCGTATGAGGTAATACATGCTCAGATAAAGCTTGCACATACAATGGACTCAGATGTAGACGATTGTCGTTTTACAACTGTTTCGGTTCTGTCGTTAAATTCTTGTGCTTGAGCATAGGTATTGGGAGTTAGCCCTATTGAAGGATTCGACGTGATTAAGGCGGCATATACAAAAAAACGTAAGGATGCTGAGAGGAGAGGGGATGAAGCAACTGCTTCCCGAGTAGGTTATGGTGCCCTCTTTCTTGATATTCAATCTATATTTAAAAGAATGAAGTGGGTATATATTAGATTCGAGTTCAGCAAACTTACTTAGTGGTCAATGCATGTAATCAGCTGGAGAAGGCGTATGACAAGGTGATGATGGCACAATTGAGCAACAGGAAAAAGGGCGTCACATTTGGTTCCTTCAAGGTATTACTCTTCTGGCTTCATTCATCACGTTGAGGTAGTTTACTTAACGAGTTCAAAATCGATGATCCGTCTAACTTAATGGACTAATTTTGGGTCAATGCATGTAACTTCAGGTTTCAAAAGATATCAAATTTGCTGACAAGCAGCCAATTGTGCCCTGGGGACCAAGGTAACAAAAATGCTTCTAAGAGTTTATATATTACCTTCGTTTGAGTTAATAGTTTTGTGTGTAATATCTCCTATCTGATCATTGGAGCACACAATTTTCTACAGCCCTTGGAAGTGTGTAACTTTGTCAAGAGACACtcattgaaaagaaaaaaggaaaattgaaaGATTGTATAgactttatttttctatttaggAGTCATAAACCAATTGTAAATTCTTCAAATTTAAGTAGTTCTCAGATGCTCTCTTGACTTGCTGCTTCTTATTTCTGCCTGTCTGTAAGCAATATTTGTCTAACTTAATGTACAGCGCTATGTCCTGATTCGGCAATTGATGTTAAGATGGTTAACTATAACTGTTGAATCTTCTATTGACCAGGTTCTCCAAGTCCTCCGACCAAGATACTCGCATCAACATGGCAATATCTGCTGTATTTGTAAGTCTGAATAATTTTCAATCGTGGAAACTGGCACAGGTTTGATTTAGGATCAACATCTTTGATGTCATGGTAGTTTTACTTATTCTAGATTGAATCTGAATTTTCTTATCTATGATACTCATCttttagcttttctttttgtgcaGACAGCTTGGGTCCTGATCAAGCAAAACGCTGAGTACAAGCCACTGCAATTCTTGTCATTTGTTTTTGTTTATCGGATTTTTGAGAAGTTGAAAGCATTTGAACCACCTGTATCTCCCACATTTACAGTGAGTTGCAGCAATGATCATTAGACTCCCACTCATTCCTTTTAATGAGAAATATCGAGGATGCTTCTCTGAATTGGGCAAATTGTTTGGCACGATCTTGTTAAGCGAATTCTGGACCATATAGCtgtattaaaatatatatatataatacattttAGACCCGCTTATATGCCAATTTGCTAGACATTTGATATGAGATTCTATGCAGGAAGATGGTGAGGATCCAGGTCGGGGAGTGCGAATGGGAAAAAGACTGCTTCGTTCTCTTGCTTTAGTTTTCGGTTGCATTGCCTTTACTTCTCTGGTACGATACTCTATCTCTTGCTCGCTCTTAGAGGCCGTACTTATTATCTATAAAGCATGGTAGGTGGATTCATTGtggatatttttttggtagactATCTCGAGAATAAGCTACATTTAGATTAGCTCCATTAAGTGTATCGGTACAGCAGCGGATATAATATCGTCATCACTGGAATCTTTGGTTGATTTCTTGCAGGCTTACACTGGTCTACTGAACTTGATCGAGTTTGTAGGTGGTTATATCCCGGCTTTCCTTTACAATAACCAGGTACACGCCACATGAATTGCATAAGCAGAGCTGATTGTCAGATGAGGAATATTGTCTTGCAAAAACTACTGACAATTGCTTGAAAATAGGACCTGCGATTTTCGTTTAGGCCCGAGTTCAGTTTTAACTATCAAAATCCAAGGACCCTTTATTGAGAATGATGCTCCGAGAAAAGCTGAACCCATGCATAATTGTGCAATATAAGGATGTCGCGCTGGTG from Punica granatum isolate Tunisia-2019 chromosome 2, ASM765513v2, whole genome shotgun sequence includes the following:
- the LOC116194160 gene encoding uncharacterized protein LOC116194160 isoform X2 — its product is MATTISNSLHCPKLHLPHKNYTPSPRGLLSPSFVRTVPRRSVVTCFAASAAGSSNSGGDLNPYEVLGVSPIEGFDVIKAAYTKKRKDAERRGDEATASRLEKAYDKVMMAQLSNRKKGVTFGSFKVSKDIKFADKQPIVPWGPRFSKSSDQDTRINMAISAVFTAWVLIKQNAEYKPLQFLSFVFVYRIFEKLKAFEPPVSPTFTEDGEDPGRGVRMGKRLLRSLALVFGCIAFTSLAYTGLLNLIEFVGGYIPAFLYNNQEPLVTVTSALFLYIMASYYR
- the LOC116194160 gene encoding uncharacterized protein LOC116194160 isoform X1, which gives rise to MATTISNSLHCPKLHLPHKNYTPSPRGLLSPSFVRFCRTVPRRSVVTCFAASAAGSSNSGGDLNPYEVLGVSPIEGFDVIKAAYTKKRKDAERRGDEATASRLEKAYDKVMMAQLSNRKKGVTFGSFKVSKDIKFADKQPIVPWGPRFSKSSDQDTRINMAISAVFTAWVLIKQNAEYKPLQFLSFVFVYRIFEKLKAFEPPVSPTFTEDGEDPGRGVRMGKRLLRSLALVFGCIAFTSLAYTGLLNLIEFVGGYIPAFLYNNQEPLVTVTSALFLYIMASYYR